In one window of Frigoriglobus tundricola DNA:
- a CDS encoding molybdenum cofactor biosynthesis protein MoaE, with protein MFRLTHAVIDYHTLTDAVRSPHCGAVVLFLGTVRDLTGEQVTVFLDYDAYAPMAEKKLAEIEADVRRKWPVGEIAMVHRLGRLGVGEVSVAVAVSCPHRGDAFNACRFAIDTLKELVPIWKKENAPDGTGEWVHPSAKPGAS; from the coding sequence ATGTTCCGGCTCACGCACGCGGTCATCGACTACCACACACTCACGGATGCGGTGCGATCGCCGCACTGCGGGGCCGTTGTGCTGTTCCTCGGCACCGTCCGCGACCTCACGGGCGAACAGGTCACGGTTTTCCTCGACTACGACGCCTACGCCCCAATGGCGGAGAAAAAACTAGCCGAGATCGAGGCCGACGTGCGCCGCAAATGGCCGGTCGGTGAGATCGCAATGGTTCACCGCCTGGGCCGGCTCGGCGTGGGCGAAGTGAGCGTCGCAGTTGCCGTCAGTTGCCCGCACCGCGGCGACGCGTTCAACGCCTGCCGGTTCGCGATCGACACGTTGAAAGAACTCGTACCAATTTGGAAGAAGGAGAACGCACCGGACGGAACCGGAGAGTGGGTCCACCCGTCCGCCAAACCTGGAGCCTCATGA
- a CDS encoding TIGR03067 domain-containing protein produces the protein MPVRALFVAALCVGLATQVCADEKKNETDLKAMVGKWTVEKAELGGKDLTGQFKTLKFEIRDGGKYTTEIGDIKDEGAFTIDAAKTPKEVDIKPVSGPSKGKTLKAIYKIDGDSFVVCYEFNTESGTRPETFESKANSTALLVTYKREKK, from the coding sequence ATGCCCGTGCGTGCCCTGTTCGTTGCGGCCCTCTGTGTCGGCCTGGCCACCCAGGTCTGTGCGGACGAAAAGAAGAACGAGACGGATCTCAAAGCGATGGTCGGAAAGTGGACAGTCGAAAAGGCCGAACTCGGTGGGAAGGATCTGACGGGCCAGTTCAAAACGCTGAAATTCGAGATCCGCGACGGCGGCAAGTACACCACGGAAATCGGCGACATTAAGGACGAAGGTGCGTTCACCATCGACGCCGCGAAGACCCCGAAAGAAGTCGACATCAAACCCGTCAGCGGCCCGAGCAAGGGCAAGACGCTGAAGGCCATTTACAAGATCGACGGCGACTCGTTTGTCGTCTGCTACGAGTTCAACACCGAGTCCGGTACCCGGCCCGAGACGTTCGAGAGCAAGGCCAACTCCACGGCCCTTCTCGTCACCTACAAGCGCGAAAAGAAGTAG
- the ispF gene encoding 2-C-methyl-D-erythritol 2,4-cyclodiphosphate synthase: protein MPYRVGSGHDTHRLAEGRPLILGGVTIPHTKGLVGHSDADAVLHAVTDALLGAAGMGDIGDAYPDTDPQWKNADSRLFLTETLARLNRMGWRPVNLDVTVFAEAPKLGSVKAAMKNSLAELVGLPPDGVNVKAKTGEKVGHIGRGEAIGCHAVVLIEKA, encoded by the coding sequence GTGCCATATCGCGTCGGCAGTGGACACGACACGCATCGGCTCGCTGAGGGCCGCCCCCTCATCCTCGGCGGGGTCACGATCCCGCACACCAAGGGTCTCGTCGGCCACTCCGATGCGGACGCGGTGCTGCACGCCGTAACCGACGCTCTCCTCGGTGCGGCCGGAATGGGCGACATCGGGGACGCGTACCCGGATACCGATCCGCAATGGAAAAATGCCGACTCTCGGCTATTTCTCACGGAAACGCTCGCCCGGCTGAACCGGATGGGTTGGCGGCCCGTCAATCTGGACGTAACTGTGTTCGCCGAAGCGCCGAAGCTCGGGAGCGTGAAGGCCGCGATGAAAAACAGCCTGGCCGAACTTGTGGGGTTGCCCCCGGACGGCGTGAACGTCAAAGCGAAGACCGGCGAAAAGGTGGGGCACATCGGCCGCGGCGAAGCCATCGGCTGCCACGCCGTTGTGTTGATTGAAAAAGCCTGA
- the ruvA gene encoding Holliday junction branch migration protein RuvA, which translates to MITKMTGLLTRVLDDEVRLQVGPFEYQVMVSEAVRRQIQLRVGTEITFHVSEYFEGNSSGSRFVPRRIGFNTEAELDFFDLFCTVEKIGVKKALKAMARPVKEIADAISRQDARWLSTLPGIGATTAEQIVTTLKRKVTPFIMLSTPPATEPAPDAVVDDKGTGKKSKGANKKVDSEPAAAEALVTPADGRLIEDVYEALMGLGLNPVEARTKLDSLLTCGKPFRSMQEAITLIFAQKG; encoded by the coding sequence ATGATTACCAAAATGACGGGTCTGCTCACTCGCGTCCTCGACGACGAGGTGCGCCTCCAGGTCGGCCCGTTCGAGTATCAGGTGATGGTGTCCGAAGCCGTGCGCCGGCAGATCCAACTGCGCGTCGGCACGGAGATCACGTTTCACGTCTCGGAATACTTCGAGGGCAACTCGTCCGGCAGCCGCTTCGTCCCGCGGCGGATCGGCTTCAACACCGAGGCCGAACTCGACTTTTTTGATCTGTTCTGCACGGTCGAGAAGATCGGCGTAAAGAAGGCGCTGAAAGCGATGGCCCGACCGGTCAAGGAGATCGCGGACGCCATCAGCCGGCAGGACGCGCGGTGGTTGTCCACGCTGCCCGGCATCGGCGCCACGACCGCGGAGCAGATCGTCACCACGCTCAAGCGAAAGGTGACGCCGTTCATCATGCTCAGCACGCCCCCCGCGACCGAACCCGCCCCGGACGCCGTGGTGGACGATAAGGGAACGGGCAAGAAGAGCAAAGGTGCGAACAAGAAGGTCGATTCCGAACCGGCCGCGGCCGAAGCGTTGGTCACGCCGGCCGACGGCCGGCTGATCGAGGACGTGTACGAGGCGCTGATGGGCCTCGGGCTGAACCCGGTTGAAGCCCGCACGAAACTCGACAGCCTGCTCACCTGCGGCAAGCCGTTCCGCTCGATGCAAGAAGCGATCACACTGATTTTTGCGCAGAAGGGGTAA
- a CDS encoding histidine phosphatase family protein, translating into MSALPTVYLARHGETEWSKSGQHTGRTDLPLTATGEASARVLGTRLARFTFDHLFTSPRSRARRTAELAGYAPEVDPDLQEWDYGDFEGLKSAEIAVKRPGWNLFRDGAPGGESPEQVSARADRLVNKLKGLNGNVICFAHGHILRVIAARWIGYPVTLATSMLLDTGSLSILGFNHHKLEEPAIRVWNS; encoded by the coding sequence ATGAGCGCCCTACCGACCGTGTACCTCGCCCGCCACGGCGAGACCGAGTGGTCCAAGTCCGGTCAGCACACCGGCCGCACCGACCTGCCGCTGACGGCCACCGGCGAAGCCTCGGCCCGCGTGCTCGGCACGCGACTCGCCCGTTTCACCTTCGACCACCTGTTCACAAGTCCGCGCTCGCGCGCCCGCCGCACGGCGGAACTGGCCGGGTACGCCCCCGAAGTGGACCCGGATTTGCAGGAATGGGACTACGGCGACTTCGAAGGACTCAAGAGCGCCGAGATCGCGGTAAAGCGGCCCGGGTGGAACCTCTTCCGCGACGGGGCACCCGGGGGTGAATCGCCGGAACAAGTCAGCGCTCGGGCCGATCGCCTCGTGAACAAGCTCAAGGGGTTGAACGGCAACGTGATCTGCTTCGCCCACGGTCACATCCTCCGCGTCATCGCGGCGCGCTGGATTGGCTACCCGGTGACCCTCGCCACCTCGATGCTGCTCGATACGGGCTCCCTCAGCATCCTCGGGTTCAACCACCACAAACTCGAAGAACCGGCGATTCGTGTTTGGAACAGCTAA
- the ruvC gene encoding crossover junction endodeoxyribonuclease RuvC — protein sequence MTTPATLSAPIPRRVLGLDPGLQTTGYGLLEITDRGPRVVEAGVIRSADGRATADMAPRVKALYDGLCEVLDQWKPVAMAVEQLYAHYDHPRTAILMAHARGVYFLAGAQRNIPVISYAATKVKKLVTGSGRASKEQMQHAIARELGLAGPPEPHDVADALGIALCHYFAGANGVMGGARGATFTGVNVKALLGDDPDVIEPIENLETAD from the coding sequence ATGACCACGCCCGCGACCCTCAGCGCCCCCATTCCGCGCCGCGTTCTCGGCCTCGACCCCGGCCTTCAAACCACCGGATACGGCCTGCTGGAAATCACCGACCGCGGGCCACGCGTCGTCGAAGCGGGCGTGATTCGCTCGGCCGACGGGCGCGCGACTGCCGACATGGCACCCCGCGTGAAGGCCCTTTACGATGGGTTGTGTGAGGTGCTGGACCAGTGGAAGCCCGTCGCGATGGCCGTCGAACAACTGTACGCGCACTACGACCACCCGCGCACCGCGATCCTCATGGCCCACGCCCGCGGCGTCTATTTTCTGGCCGGCGCGCAGCGTAATATACCGGTGATCAGTTACGCTGCCACGAAGGTGAAGAAACTGGTCACGGGCAGCGGCCGGGCGAGCAAGGAGCAAATGCAACACGCCATCGCCCGCGAACTCGGCCTCGCCGGGCCGCCCGAACCGCACGACGTGGCCGATGCGCTCGGCATCGCCCTGTGTCACTACTTCGCCGGCGCGAACGGTGTCATGGGCGGCGCACGCGGGGCCACCTTCACGGGTGTGAACGTAAAGGCGCTACTCGGTGACGACCCCGACGTCATCGAGCCGATCGAGAACCTCGAAACCGCTGACTGA
- the moaA gene encoding GTP 3',8-cyclase MoaA — MTTDRTAAWHSEFRAPGSALIDSFGRRHNNLRVSVTDRCNLRCTYCMPEDVTFQNRSELLTFEEITAFVRVAASLGVDKVRLTGGEPLVRKELHELVRMLSAVPGIKDIGLTTNGILLEEQAGPLFDAGLRRLNVSLDTLDPVRFRTLTRRDGVERVLAGLAAAKRVGFAPIKVNTVAIRGFAEYDVVPLARYCRSHDFELRFIEYMPIGAEEWERDKVFFAQEILDLIGRGIGELVPTDNDPSAPALEYRYRDGGGSVGLIASVSRPFCQSCNRMRLTADGKLRNCLFALDETDVKGLLRSPTNNEQAIAQALRHSVWSKWEGHEINAATFVKPDRTMHAIGG, encoded by the coding sequence CTGACGACCGATCGGACCGCGGCTTGGCACTCCGAGTTCCGCGCTCCCGGTTCCGCGCTCATAGACTCGTTCGGCCGCCGCCACAACAACCTGCGCGTGTCGGTCACCGACCGGTGCAACCTCCGCTGCACCTACTGTATGCCGGAAGACGTGACCTTTCAGAATCGCTCCGAACTGCTGACGTTCGAAGAAATTACGGCGTTCGTTCGCGTGGCGGCGTCACTCGGCGTGGATAAGGTGCGGCTCACCGGTGGTGAACCACTCGTGCGGAAAGAGCTGCACGAACTCGTTCGAATGCTCAGTGCGGTACCGGGCATCAAGGACATCGGACTCACCACCAACGGCATCCTACTTGAAGAACAGGCCGGACCGCTCTTCGACGCCGGACTGCGGCGGTTGAACGTGTCACTGGATACGCTCGATCCCGTACGATTCCGCACCCTCACGCGCCGTGACGGCGTCGAGCGGGTACTCGCCGGCCTCGCCGCCGCAAAACGTGTCGGCTTCGCGCCGATCAAAGTGAATACAGTCGCGATCCGCGGATTCGCTGAGTACGATGTGGTTCCGCTCGCCCGCTACTGTCGCTCCCACGACTTTGAGCTACGATTCATTGAATACATGCCGATCGGCGCGGAGGAATGGGAGCGCGATAAAGTCTTTTTCGCCCAGGAAATCCTCGACCTCATCGGCCGGGGGATCGGGGAACTGGTGCCGACTGACAATGACCCGTCGGCGCCCGCGTTAGAATATCGGTACCGGGACGGGGGCGGGTCCGTCGGGCTGATCGCGTCGGTGTCCCGACCGTTCTGCCAGAGCTGTAACCGCATGCGATTGACCGCGGACGGGAAACTGCGAAACTGTCTGTTCGCTCTCGATGAAACGGACGTGAAAGGGTTACTTCGTTCGCCGACTAATAATGAACAGGCGATCGCTCAGGCGCTGCGGCACAGCGTATGGTCGAAGTGGGAGGGCCACGAGATCAACGCCGCGACCTTCGTGAAACCCGACCGCACCATGCACGCCATCGGCGGTTAA
- the cysS gene encoding cysteine--tRNA ligase yields MALQVYSTLTRKKEPFHKKPGDTVTMYVCGPTVYKPSHIGHMVGPVIFDTVKRYLTYLGYHVKWVVNITDVDDKLIERAGKLNTTVPELSARMTEDYFACLKALNVTGIDHFPRATEHIGGMIEVIQALIKKDYAYEVDDGVYFDVSKDKDYGALSNRDPEQMEAGARLEPNARKRNPGDFALWKSKPGEPVEVQFASPFKCGRGRPGWHIECTCMAIKELGETLDIHGGGLDLLFPHHENELAQSESLTDKPFARVWMHNGLLKLKDKDGKEAKMAGSIGNVLNVCDALKHLSGEVIRFFMLKTHYRTPIDLGIWDWNNPATPVPEGMVETGTAYRTFLRFAERVQRVTGRPFSELTAPARFEPSRKFTQPAFSEVYQRFHEYMSDDFNTGGVTGVLFDLVTSLNRNADVAKLEDPATNNPAAKAEFIEGATLVKEIAQILGLTFTAETKALGGGDALVSGLMQLLLDLRNNLRAIAKEAAKDNPLKKPLFDQTDLIRKRLGELNVTLEDRPGGTTWRVG; encoded by the coding sequence ATGGCTCTGCAAGTGTACAGCACCCTGACCCGCAAAAAGGAGCCCTTCCACAAGAAGCCGGGCGACACGGTCACGATGTACGTCTGCGGGCCGACGGTGTACAAGCCGAGCCACATCGGGCACATGGTCGGCCCGGTCATCTTCGACACGGTCAAGCGCTACCTCACGTACCTCGGCTACCACGTAAAGTGGGTGGTCAACATCACCGACGTGGACGACAAGCTCATCGAACGCGCGGGGAAGCTGAACACCACGGTTCCCGAGCTGTCCGCGAGGATGACCGAGGACTACTTCGCGTGCCTGAAAGCGCTGAACGTCACCGGCATCGACCACTTCCCAAGGGCGACCGAACACATCGGCGGGATGATCGAGGTCATCCAGGCGCTCATCAAGAAGGACTACGCCTACGAAGTCGATGACGGCGTGTACTTCGACGTGTCGAAGGATAAGGACTACGGCGCCCTCAGCAACCGCGACCCGGAGCAGATGGAAGCCGGCGCGCGGCTCGAACCGAACGCCAGGAAGCGGAACCCGGGCGACTTCGCGCTCTGGAAGTCGAAGCCCGGCGAGCCGGTGGAAGTGCAGTTCGCCAGCCCCTTCAAGTGCGGCCGGGGCCGCCCGGGGTGGCACATCGAATGCACGTGCATGGCGATCAAGGAACTCGGCGAAACGCTCGACATCCACGGCGGTGGCTTGGACCTGCTGTTCCCGCACCACGAGAACGAGTTGGCCCAGAGCGAGTCGCTGACGGACAAGCCGTTCGCGCGCGTCTGGATGCACAACGGGCTGCTGAAGCTGAAAGATAAGGACGGTAAAGAAGCGAAAATGGCCGGCTCGATCGGGAACGTGCTGAACGTATGCGATGCGCTGAAGCACCTCTCGGGCGAGGTGATCCGCTTCTTCATGCTGAAGACGCACTACCGCACGCCCATCGACCTCGGCATCTGGGACTGGAACAATCCCGCGACGCCGGTCCCGGAGGGCATGGTCGAAACGGGCACCGCGTACCGAACGTTCCTCCGCTTCGCGGAGCGCGTGCAGCGGGTCACCGGTAGGCCGTTCTCGGAGCTGACGGCTCCCGCGCGTTTCGAACCATCGCGTAAGTTCACACAGCCGGCGTTCTCGGAGGTCTACCAGCGGTTCCACGAGTACATGAGCGACGACTTCAACACCGGCGGCGTCACCGGCGTGCTGTTCGATCTCGTCACCTCACTGAACCGCAATGCGGATGTGGCGAAACTCGAAGACCCGGCGACGAACAACCCCGCAGCGAAGGCGGAGTTCATCGAAGGTGCGACGCTGGTTAAGGAGATCGCTCAGATTCTCGGCCTCACCTTCACTGCGGAAACGAAAGCGCTCGGTGGCGGCGATGCACTCGTCTCCGGACTGATGCAACTGCTCCTCGACCTGCGGAACAACCTGCGGGCGATCGCCAAGGAGGCCGCAAAGGACAATCCGCTCAAGAAGCCGCTGTTCGACCAGACGGACCTGATCCGGAAGCGGCTCGGTGAACTTAACGTGACCCTCGAAGACCGCCCCGGTGGTACCACGTGGCGCGTGGGCTGA
- a CDS encoding TIGR03067 domain-containing protein, translating into MTPIAYALSVLFTLAALTAEPDSELTEFQGVWVIAEASLAGRDHLDDFKGMTLTVTDSKYQIDFKENSDKGALKIDATKKPKQIDLTTSRAGPFKGRTLPGIYEFKGGTVVLCLNSEKPDRPSAFEAKEKTPIMLLTFRREKK; encoded by the coding sequence GTGACGCCAATCGCTTACGCGCTCTCCGTGCTGTTCACGTTAGCGGCCTTAACCGCGGAGCCGGACAGCGAATTGACAGAGTTCCAGGGCGTGTGGGTCATTGCGGAGGCGTCTCTCGCGGGCCGCGACCACCTCGACGACTTCAAGGGAATGACGCTCACCGTGACCGACAGCAAGTACCAGATCGACTTCAAAGAGAACTCCGACAAGGGAGCCCTCAAGATCGACGCGACCAAGAAGCCCAAGCAGATCGACCTGACGACGAGCCGCGCCGGGCCGTTCAAGGGGCGGACCCTGCCGGGCATTTACGAATTCAAAGGCGGCACGGTGGTGCTGTGTCTCAACAGCGAAAAGCCCGACCGGCCCTCTGCGTTCGAGGCGAAAGAAAAAACGCCCATCATGCTCCTCACCTTCCGGCGCGAGAAGAAGTAA